The following DNA comes from Elusimicrobiaceae bacterium.
TATCGATATTGTAAACCGAGAAGGATTACAAAAAAAATTAGAAAGCGGTAAAAAACTAAAAGTGAAACTGGGATGCGACCCCACAAGCGCCGATTTGCATTTAGGGCATAGCGTGGCCTTATCGTTACTGCGCCGCTTTCAGGATTTAGGGCATACCGCAGTGCTGGTTATCGGAGATTTTACGGCGGCCGTCGGTGATCCTTCCGGTCGTGACAGCACACGCCCGGTACTGCCTCGCGAACAAATTTTGGAAAATGCCAAAACCTACACAGATCAAGCCTTCAAAGTATTAGATCCTTCCAAAACTGAAATACGCTTCAACAGCGAGTGGTTAGACCCCTTTGTGCATGGATCTGATTTGATGCATACTTTGCAAAAAGTAACGGTCGCTCAAGTATTAGAAAGAGATGATTTCAAAAAACGTATGGCCGCCGGCAGCCCGATTAGCTTGCTGGAGATATTGTATAGTTTATTTCAAGGGCAAGATTCTGTCGCGCTCAAAGCCGATGTAGAATTAGGCGGTACGGATCAAATTTTTAATTTGCTCGTCGGCAGACAATTGCAAAAGCAAAATGGGCAAGAGCCGCAAATTGCCATGACTGTT
Coding sequences within:
- a CDS encoding tyrosine--tRNA ligase, whose product is MMTIDEQISFLTRGCIDIVNREGLQKKLESGKKLKVKLGCDPTSADLHLGHSVALSLLRRFQDLGHTAVLVIGDFTAAVGDPSGRDSTRPVLPREQILENAKTYTDQAFKVLDPSKTEIRFNSEWLDPFVHGSDLMHTLQKVTVAQVLERDDFKKRMAAGSPISLLEILYSLFQGQDSVALKADVELGGTDQIFNLLVGRQLQKQNGQEPQIAMTVPLLVGTDGVKKMSKSYGNYVGLNDAPNDMFGKLMSISDELMLSYYELLTSEDLAAVKAMHPMEAKKQLAGLLTTRFHSAEAAQAARENFEKVFSKKENPDDMPVLKPAQGALLSTILFEAKAAASKNKARALIEQGAVRLNGTKIMQDAPLTFQEGDVLQAGKRMFFKLTH